From a single Agrobacterium tumefaciens genomic region:
- a CDS encoding polysaccharide deacetylase family protein, which translates to MSVEKLVAALDECSRRGMTADLWLRDDDAVKPTSALDTLLDLCRSFSVPVTLAVIPEMTTDRLAQYLDASDIAHVAVHGWSHTNYAGNGEKKQELGAHRELSLVLDELQSGLDKLHDLHGTRFVPMLVPPWNRVDGIVIEGLAGLGYRALSVFGPEKNTLPPRLNTHVDVIDWHGSRGGRDDDILFAETAARILKTAEDGGTTGILTHHLVHDENVWRFLRRFFEATKNHPAARWRSSRDLVDEISP; encoded by the coding sequence ATGAGTGTAGAAAAACTGGTTGCAGCACTGGATGAATGCAGCCGGCGCGGCATGACCGCCGATCTCTGGCTCCGGGACGACGATGCCGTGAAGCCGACATCCGCGCTCGATACGCTGCTTGATCTTTGCCGCAGCTTTTCCGTTCCGGTCACCCTCGCAGTCATTCCCGAAATGACGACGGACAGGCTCGCGCAATATCTGGATGCGTCAGATATTGCCCATGTGGCCGTGCATGGCTGGTCGCACACAAATTATGCCGGGAACGGCGAGAAGAAACAGGAACTCGGAGCTCACCGGGAGCTTTCCCTCGTTCTCGACGAATTGCAATCCGGACTGGATAAACTCCACGACCTGCATGGCACACGTTTCGTGCCGATGCTCGTGCCGCCATGGAACCGCGTGGATGGCATTGTCATCGAGGGATTGGCGGGTCTCGGATATCGCGCCCTGTCCGTTTTCGGCCCGGAAAAAAACACCCTGCCGCCGCGTCTGAACACCCATGTCGACGTGATCGACTGGCACGGCAGCCGAGGCGGCCGCGACGACGACATCCTTTTCGCCGAAACCGCTGCCCGCATCCTGAAGACTGCCGAAGACGGCGGCACCACCGGCATCCTCACCCATCATCTCGTGCACGACGAGAATGTCTGGCGTTTTCTTCGTCGGTTTTTCGAAGCAACCAAAAATCATCCCGCTGCTAGATGGCGCTCTTCCAGAGACCTCGTTGACGAAATCTCACCATGA
- a CDS encoding glycosyltransferase family 32 protein gives MSDKKYYDAQLEKARQLQNDGQYAEAHVLLLSLVAEKDGHLMGERTVLGLPRRLHAARLRLAKAEGDMVAKIGYQYTLVPPPHVLAKYAQFSPEERHTLNLKSRENVPRFIHQIWIGQKAPPVSVEAWAAHAARHGYGYRLWREADLEREGVFADAVFKTMLDQGDYPGAVDVARYIVLERFGGIYLDCDWYPARDDVSFDAFLPLVGLTAFDEKTPRDTGQGSMLLANSFIAAPAGHPVFRRMLEAFPGIVKEMPRAPAWWSTGPLIFTVIAREGSISLAPAAFVAASLADRTPFAAVEALRQELTEANGLLIAWKSW, from the coding sequence ATGTCCGACAAGAAATATTATGACGCGCAGCTGGAGAAAGCCCGACAGTTGCAAAATGACGGCCAATATGCGGAAGCGCACGTGCTTCTCCTATCTCTGGTTGCGGAAAAAGATGGGCACCTGATGGGCGAGCGGACGGTGCTTGGCCTGCCACGCCGGCTGCACGCGGCGCGATTGCGCCTTGCCAAGGCGGAAGGCGATATGGTTGCCAAAATCGGTTACCAATATACGCTGGTGCCGCCGCCTCATGTGCTGGCAAAATATGCACAGTTTTCGCCGGAAGAGCGCCACACGCTCAATCTCAAAAGCAGGGAAAATGTGCCTCGGTTCATCCACCAGATATGGATCGGGCAAAAAGCCCCGCCGGTATCGGTGGAAGCCTGGGCCGCTCATGCCGCAAGGCACGGATATGGCTACCGCCTCTGGCGGGAGGCCGATCTTGAGCGGGAAGGCGTGTTTGCAGACGCCGTCTTCAAGACCATGCTGGATCAGGGAGATTATCCGGGCGCGGTGGATGTGGCCCGTTATATTGTACTGGAACGGTTTGGCGGCATTTATCTCGATTGCGACTGGTATCCGGCGCGTGACGATGTGAGTTTCGATGCATTCCTGCCTCTGGTGGGGCTGACGGCATTCGACGAAAAAACGCCGCGTGATACGGGGCAGGGCAGCATGTTGCTTGCCAACTCCTTTATCGCCGCTCCCGCAGGTCATCCGGTTTTTCGCAGGATGCTGGAGGCGTTTCCCGGTATCGTCAAGGAAATGCCGCGCGCACCGGCCTGGTGGTCGACCGGACCGCTGATTTTTACTGTCATCGCCCGGGAGGGAAGCATCAGCCTCGCACCGGCGGCGTTCGTTGCTGCGTCTCTTGCCGATCGCACGCCGTTTGCGGCGGTCGAAGCGCTTCGGCAGGAGCTCACCGAGGCGAATGGTCTGCTGATCGCCTGGAAATCATGGTGA
- a CDS encoding ABC transporter ATP-binding protein: MSAGADLLRIENLRVSFSLMGGTIDAVRGTSLRILPGKVTALVGESGSGKSVIGQTIMGIHPKTARVNGRVLFTDPENAAAGPVDLLQLPKDGREIRSIRGNRIGLIFQEPMTSFSPLHTVGNQIDEALRIHSILSPAERAEKMYETLDLVGFSKPKKVVNMYPFELSGGMRQRAMIAMALICRPALLIADEPTTALDVTIQAQILKLLRDLQSRLNMSMLLITHDLGVVANIADEVAVIYQGEIMEAGTVDEIFKSPSHPYLKGLMAAVPHFDMKPGERLKALREIKVDHESLVGKKTAAVNKTPGPLLTVDNISKTFTTRKSSWFRKGDANATKAVNSVSFEIRRGECLGLVGESGSGKTTVSKILMRAVRPDEGSVTFHRPQGDIDVLNARDGDLKELRSKIQMVFQDPISSLSPRMTVGNILSEPLEIHGRGDAKYRAEKVRNLVKAIGLGESALNRYPHSFSGGQRQRIGIARALALGPELLICDEPVSALDVSVQAQILNLLKDLQKDLGLTYLFISHNLAVVDYMADRVAVMCEGRIVELAPREIMMRSPVHPYTKSLLAAVPFPDLDRPLDFRTIGKISATGKFDWGKQFRDEGDGDMISADLGDGHFVLANGNVDIRELRP, from the coding sequence ATGAGCGCAGGCGCAGATTTGCTCCGTATTGAAAATCTGCGGGTCTCGTTTTCTCTTATGGGCGGCACCATTGATGCCGTGAGGGGCACCAGCCTTCGCATCCTTCCCGGAAAAGTCACGGCACTTGTGGGAGAATCCGGCTCGGGCAAATCCGTCATCGGCCAGACCATCATGGGCATCCATCCCAAAACGGCGCGGGTGAACGGCCGGGTGCTCTTCACCGATCCGGAAAATGCTGCAGCCGGCCCCGTCGATCTGCTGCAATTGCCGAAAGACGGCCGGGAAATCCGCTCGATACGCGGAAACCGCATCGGGCTGATTTTTCAGGAGCCCATGACCTCCTTTTCGCCGCTGCACACCGTCGGTAATCAGATCGATGAGGCGCTGCGCATCCACAGCATTCTGTCACCGGCGGAACGCGCGGAAAAAATGTATGAAACGCTCGACCTCGTAGGGTTTTCCAAACCCAAGAAGGTCGTAAACATGTATCCCTTCGAATTATCCGGCGGCATGCGCCAGCGCGCCATGATCGCCATGGCGCTGATCTGTCGTCCGGCGCTGCTGATCGCCGATGAGCCGACGACGGCGCTCGACGTGACCATCCAGGCGCAAATCCTCAAGCTGCTGCGTGATCTCCAGAGCCGGCTGAACATGAGCATGTTGCTCATCACCCACGATCTCGGCGTGGTGGCAAACATCGCCGACGAAGTTGCCGTGATCTATCAGGGCGAGATCATGGAAGCCGGAACGGTCGACGAGATTTTCAAGTCGCCAAGCCATCCCTATCTCAAGGGCCTGATGGCCGCCGTGCCGCATTTTGACATGAAGCCCGGTGAGAGGCTGAAGGCGCTGCGTGAAATCAAGGTTGATCACGAAAGCCTTGTCGGCAAAAAAACCGCTGCGGTGAACAAGACCCCCGGCCCGCTTTTGACTGTTGATAACATCAGCAAGACCTTCACGACCCGCAAGTCCAGCTGGTTCCGCAAAGGCGACGCCAACGCCACCAAAGCCGTCAACAGCGTCAGTTTCGAAATCCGCCGTGGCGAATGCCTCGGGCTGGTGGGCGAGAGCGGCAGCGGCAAGACCACCGTCAGCAAGATCCTCATGCGCGCCGTCCGTCCGGATGAAGGCTCCGTCACCTTCCACCGTCCGCAGGGCGATATCGACGTCCTCAATGCCAGGGACGGCGACCTCAAGGAGCTGCGCTCGAAAATACAGATGGTCTTTCAGGACCCCATCTCCTCACTGTCTCCGCGCATGACGGTCGGCAACATCTTAAGCGAGCCGCTGGAAATCCACGGGCGGGGTGATGCGAAATACCGCGCCGAAAAAGTCCGCAATCTCGTCAAGGCCATCGGCCTTGGAGAAAGCGCGCTGAACCGCTATCCCCACAGCTTCTCCGGCGGCCAGAGGCAGCGCATTGGCATTGCGAGAGCACTGGCGCTCGGGCCCGAACTGCTGATCTGTGACGAACCCGTTTCCGCACTCGATGTCTCGGTTCAGGCACAGATCCTCAACCTGCTCAAGGATTTGCAGAAAGACCTCGGCCTCACCTACCTCTTCATCTCGCACAATCTGGCGGTGGTGGATTATATGGCCGACCGCGTGGCCGTGATGTGCGAAGGCCGCATCGTTGAGTTGGCACCACGGGAAATCATGATGCGCTCCCCCGTGCATCCCTACACGAAATCGCTGCTGGCGGCCGTTCCCTTTCCCGACCTCGACCGTCCGCTCGATTTCCGTACCATTGGGAAAATCAGCGCGACGGGCAAATTCGACTGGGGCAAACAGTTCCGTGACGAGGGTGATGGCGACATGATTTCCGCCGATCTGGGCGACGGCCACTTCGTTCTCGCAAACGGCAACGTTGATATCCGGGAGCTTCGCCCTTGA